One Syntrophorhabdaceae bacterium genomic region harbors:
- a CDS encoding DUF2703 domain-containing protein: MDKKVIIELFRYEKNGTTCCRCSESTDLVRKVVKEFQAENPYIHVELKEISLNEDSIDKSNTVRINGKDIMDILEKKQRVLTKCPSCSDLIGKETNCNSYVYKGKIYDSLPEEMLREALYLKVFGSYTFDSSER, from the coding sequence ATGGACAAAAAAGTTATCATTGAATTGTTCCGTTATGAGAAAAATGGCACTACCTGTTGCAGGTGTAGTGAAAGCACTGATCTTGTCCGCAAGGTAGTCAAAGAGTTTCAGGCTGAAAATCCTTATATCCATGTTGAACTGAAAGAGATTTCACTGAATGAAGACAGCATAGACAAATCAAATACGGTGAGAATAAACGGGAAAGACATCATGGACATCTTAGAAAAGAAGCAGAGGGTTCTCACTAAATGCCCATCCTGTTCTGACCTCATAGGAAAAGAAACAAATTGCAATTCCTATGTCTATAAAGGCAAAATCTATGACAGTCTCCCTGAAGAGATGTTGAGAGAGGCGCTTTACCTAAAGGTGTTTGGTAGCTATACATTCGATTCATCGGAAAGGTAA
- a CDS encoding ABC transporter ATP-binding protein, with translation MPDIRLVNVSKHICRDLNLTINDGEIFVIVGSTGAGKTTLLNIIAGVTNYSGNVFIGDVCVDKISPKKRGVGYLFQGLALFPHMTVESNISFGLKTMGLEEDVIKNRVDSLMEMVRIKHLSGRFPHMLSGGEKKRVALARSLAPSPQILLLDEPTSSLDHQTAKYLRNELMVILRKLRITTVYITHDLREAGEIADRIAFISDGRIEQVSTPKEFFFNPKNDCVSQFVGMPNIIECTSSRILASGLVEVISDKMKMVLPYDGSDIKKIAIPPEDIYISDIMPPGPALNRFIGIVEKITKLNSTVRVRVSIGKNNLLAELPENAFDELSIEEGKEVYVVIKLRRLRYIES, from the coding sequence ATGCCTGATATCAGACTTGTAAATGTAAGTAAACATATCTGCAGAGATTTAAACCTCACAATAAATGACGGGGAGATATTTGTTATAGTGGGTTCAACAGGCGCTGGGAAAACAACGCTTCTTAATATTATTGCAGGCGTTACAAATTACTCTGGAAACGTTTTTATTGGTGACGTGTGCGTTGATAAGATTTCTCCTAAAAAAAGGGGTGTGGGCTACCTTTTTCAAGGGCTTGCCCTTTTCCCCCATATGACTGTCGAATCAAATATCTCTTTTGGCTTAAAAACTATGGGCTTAGAAGAGGATGTAATTAAAAATCGTGTTGATTCGCTCATGGAAATGGTGCGCATAAAGCACCTTTCAGGCCGTTTTCCCCATATGCTCTCCGGCGGCGAGAAAAAAAGGGTTGCCCTTGCAAGGTCACTGGCGCCGTCTCCGCAGATACTCCTCCTTGATGAACCCACATCGAGTCTTGACCATCAAACTGCAAAATATCTAAGAAACGAATTAATGGTTATATTGAGAAAACTTAGAATAACAACTGTTTACATAACCCATGACTTAAGAGAAGCCGGTGAGATTGCCGACAGGATTGCCTTTATATCAGACGGGAGAATTGAGCAGGTTTCTACACCTAAGGAATTTTTCTTTAATCCAAAGAACGACTGTGTATCACAGTTTGTAGGTATGCCGAATATAATAGAATGCACTAGTTCTCGTATACTTGCTTCTGGGTTGGTCGAGGTAATTTCAGATAAGATGAAGATGGTGCTGCCTTACGATGGCAGTGATATCAAAAAGATTGCCATTCCACCGGAAGATATCTACATTTCAGATATCATGCCTCCAGGCCCTGCCCTAAACAGATTCATAGGTATAGTTGAAAAGATTACCAAACTAAATTCAACCGTCAGGGTAAGGGTGTCTATAGGGAAGAACAACCTCCTTGCAGAGCTACCTGAAAACGCATTTGATGAGCTTTCAATTGAAGAGGGAAAAGAGGTTTACGTGGTGATAAAGCTCAGGCGTCTGCGTTATATCGAGTCATGA
- a CDS encoding ABC transporter permease, translating into MKKTDRLQTIWGMLPVLVFLLLWEIVGRFNFFPGQFFFPPFSSVLKEFYHLTANGVLGKNFLSSLTRVLIGLITGSITGIAVGILMGWKDIVNKALNPIISLLYPIPALGWLPLLMLWIGINEMLPITIIFICSFFPVVYNTTTGIKNVDKRYIYAAETLGASNMRILFKVVVPLALPNIFTGLKLEAGMSWRVLVAAEMVAIPTGIGALLMQAESLVRVDIIMVCLIVLSIMCLIFEKIFTLAERYLVGKWSNYA; encoded by the coding sequence ATGAAAAAAACTGACAGATTACAGACAATATGGGGCATGCTGCCAGTTCTCGTTTTCCTTTTATTATGGGAAATAGTCGGGCGCTTTAACTTCTTCCCTGGACAGTTCTTTTTTCCGCCTTTTTCATCTGTTTTAAAGGAGTTTTATCATTTAACAGCAAATGGGGTGTTGGGTAAAAATTTCTTAAGCAGCCTCACGAGGGTGCTTATAGGTCTTATAACAGGCTCCATTACAGGCATTGCAGTGGGAATTTTAATGGGATGGAAGGACATTGTCAATAAGGCGTTAAACCCAATTATTAGCCTTTTATACCCGATACCTGCACTTGGATGGCTACCGCTTTTGATGTTATGGATAGGCATCAATGAGATGCTTCCTATTACAATCATTTTTATCTGTTCGTTTTTTCCTGTAGTATACAATACCACTACAGGCATCAAAAATGTTGATAAAAGATATATATATGCCGCAGAAACACTTGGAGCGTCTAATATGAGGATATTATTTAAGGTGGTTGTGCCTTTGGCTCTTCCCAACATATTTACCGGCTTGAAACTGGAAGCCGGGATGTCATGGAGGGTTCTTGTGGCAGCAGAGATGGTCGCCATCCCAACCGGCATAGGCGCTCTTCTCATGCAGGCGGAAAGTCTTGTTAGGGTTGATATAATAATGGTCTGTCTTATAGTGCTTTCCATTATGTGCCTCATATTTGAAAAGATATTTACGCTTGCAGAAAGATATTTAGTGGGCAAATGGAGCAATTATGCCTGA
- a CDS encoding ABC transporter substrate-binding protein: MKRIFFISIIAVMMCALSPLVHAKEDFPIKIAVEFTDHAVSAYIAKEKGWFEKEGIKPTFFSYVTGMSLASALGRGDIQAAYICLLPAITAYANAKIPIKIVTGLHKHGYGLAVNPSKVKTVKDLEKLDIRIGCNKVGGPADAIIHKTIEKYNLDRDKILNKIQRMNPATQILAIRMGKLDAFFNCEHWPAMAEDSGFKMLVTSQDIWPNMQGSVLIVKEELIKDHPDIVRKIVHITKSSIDWIKKNPKEAALIMSKQLQITGDKNSPSDAPEGVEKLIVTPETVLRSMKRIEHSTDIDAAEIQNNIDFALAHGYIGKGFSAKDLLDLRFSR, from the coding sequence ATGAAAAGAATTTTTTTTATATCCATAATAGCAGTTATGATGTGTGCGTTGAGTCCTCTGGTCCATGCAAAAGAAGACTTTCCAATAAAAATAGCAGTTGAATTTACTGATCATGCAGTAAGCGCTTATATTGCAAAAGAAAAAGGCTGGTTCGAGAAAGAGGGGATTAAACCGACATTTTTTAGCTACGTTACAGGCATGTCGTTGGCCTCTGCTCTGGGACGAGGTGACATACAAGCTGCCTATATCTGTTTATTGCCTGCCATCACTGCGTATGCCAATGCCAAAATCCCTATAAAGATTGTAACTGGATTGCATAAGCACGGCTATGGTTTGGCGGTTAATCCATCTAAAGTTAAAACCGTAAAAGATTTGGAAAAGCTCGATATAAGGATTGGTTGCAATAAGGTGGGTGGACCCGCAGATGCAATTATCCATAAGACTATAGAAAAATATAATCTTGACAGAGATAAGATATTGAACAAGATTCAGAGGATGAACCCGGCAACACAGATTCTGGCTATCAGGATGGGCAAGCTTGATGCTTTTTTTAATTGCGAGCATTGGCCTGCTATGGCAGAGGACAGTGGTTTTAAAATGCTCGTCACCAGTCAGGATATATGGCCCAACATGCAGGGCAGCGTACTTATAGTAAAAGAAGAGCTTATAAAAGATCATCCGGATATTGTGAGAAAAATAGTGCATATAACCAAAAGCTCTATAGATTGGATAAAGAAGAACCCTAAAGAGGCTGCCTTAATAATGTCAAAACAATTACAAATTACTGGGGATAAAAACTCTCCTTCTGATGCACCTGAAGGAGTAGAAAAACTCATAGTAACTCCGGAAACAGTGCTTAGATCAATGAAAAGGATAGAGCATTCCACAGATATTGATGCGGCAGAAATTCAGAATAATATTGACTTTGCATTAGCTCATGGTTACATCGGAAAAGGTTTTAGCGCAAAAGATTTGCTCGACTTAAGGTTCTCAAGATGA
- a CDS encoding DUF134 domain-containing protein, with product MPRPRCRRIIGFLPQTSYFKPAGIRLVDLDEVVIQHDELEALRLKDLLGEQQEEAAKKMEVSQPTFHRLLQSAHQKIADALVNGKAIRIEGGNVMVETDQFPPCGWRERCRYGRTWQNPESSMDLKLQIGGNMKIAVSSFDGNIDGPVDERFGRSRKFIIYDAESKNHTVMDNTMNMGAAQGAGIQSAQNIINAGAKVLISGHLGPNAFRVLNTAGVEVFTTSGMTVRQAIEAYIAGRLNKLSGPDVSGHW from the coding sequence ATGCCAAGACCGAGATGTAGAAGGATAATAGGCTTTTTACCCCAAACAAGTTACTTCAAGCCTGCAGGCATAAGGCTTGTGGACCTTGATGAAGTAGTTATACAACACGATGAGCTTGAAGCATTAAGGCTTAAAGACCTTTTGGGTGAACAACAGGAGGAGGCTGCAAAAAAGATGGAAGTCTCACAGCCTACCTTTCACAGACTCCTTCAATCTGCTCACCAAAAGATTGCTGATGCCCTTGTGAATGGAAAAGCCATAAGGATAGAAGGTGGTAATGTAATGGTGGAGACAGACCAATTTCCTCCCTGTGGCTGGAGAGAAAGGTGTAGATATGGAAGGACTTGGCAAAATCCAGAAAGTAGCATGGACTTAAAACTTCAGATAGGAGGTAATATGAAAATTGCCGTATCAAGTTTTGATGGTAATATTGACGGCCCTGTAGATGAACGTTTCGGAAGGAGCAGAAAGTTTATTATTTATGATGCCGAAAGTAAGAACCATACTGTTATGGACAACACAATGAACATGGGAGCTGCCCAGGGTGCAGGAATTCAGAGCGCACAGAACATAATAAATGCAGGTGCAAAGGTATTAATAAGTGGACATTTAGGGCCAAATGCATTTAGGGTGTTAAACACAGCAGGCGTAGAGGTCTTTACAACATCAGGCATGACCGTAAGACAGGCAATAGAGGCCTATATTGCAGGTAGACTCAATAAATTAAGTGGACCTGATGTGTCAGGCCACTGGTAA
- a CDS encoding DUF5320 domain-containing protein yields the protein MPRGDGTGPMGMGPGTGRAGGYCAGFSMPGYMNPVPGRRFLVRPWGFAGRGRGYRHWFYATGLPFWARFNPNMYGQQPLYGQYSGYSPQITKEMEIDFLKREAEDLENALKEIKDRLEKLAEEK from the coding sequence ATGCCAAGAGGTGATGGAACAGGACCAATGGGTATGGGTCCAGGAACAGGACGAGCAGGAGGTTACTGTGCGGGCTTTAGTATGCCAGGCTATATGAATCCTGTGCCAGGAAGGAGGTTTTTAGTAAGGCCTTGGGGTTTTGCAGGCAGAGGAAGGGGCTACAGACACTGGTTTTATGCCACAGGACTCCCTTTCTGGGCAAGATTTAACCCTAATATGTATGGACAACAGCCATTGTATGGACAGTATTCAGGATACAGCCCGCAGATTACCAAAGAAATGGAAATTGATTTTCTTAAAAGAGAGGCTGAAGACCTGGAAAATGCATTGAAGGAGATAAAGGATCGTCTGGAAAAGCTTGCAGAGGAAAAGTAA
- a CDS encoding ATP-binding protein has product MRIVFASGKGGTGKTTIAVNFAFFLAYSQQKVQYLDCDVEEPNGHIFLKPKIDERLPVKVMIPVINQEVCTYCGECSRHCQFNALVTLPNNVLLFPELCHGCGLCLRICPACAITEGEREIGYIEKGMALMGIEFVSGLLNIGEPMAGPVIQQVKHHYNNDCVQIIDAPPGTSCPVVKTIIDADCVVMVTEPTPFALHDLKIAVSVAQTLGKQIGILINRENGEFKPLKEYLLENNLPVLATIPEDREIARVYSEGSLLMERLPLYKYNFIELSENIKKLFGQRTYG; this is encoded by the coding sequence ATGAGGATTGTATTTGCAAGTGGAAAGGGTGGCACGGGTAAAACCACTATAGCGGTGAATTTTGCCTTTTTTCTGGCATATTCCCAGCAAAAGGTTCAGTATCTTGACTGTGATGTGGAAGAACCAAATGGCCATATCTTTCTCAAACCAAAAATAGATGAAAGATTACCTGTAAAGGTCATGATACCTGTAATTAACCAGGAGGTATGCACATATTGTGGAGAGTGCAGTAGGCACTGCCAGTTTAATGCCCTTGTCACGCTTCCCAATAATGTTCTTCTATTTCCAGAATTGTGTCATGGTTGTGGTCTATGTTTGCGTATCTGCCCTGCATGTGCCATAACAGAAGGTGAAAGAGAGATAGGGTATATAGAAAAAGGCATGGCCTTAATGGGTATTGAGTTCGTAAGCGGTTTACTGAATATAGGAGAACCTATGGCAGGCCCTGTTATCCAGCAGGTTAAACACCACTATAATAATGATTGCGTCCAAATCATAGATGCACCCCCAGGGACATCTTGCCCTGTGGTGAAGACCATAATCGATGCCGATTGTGTGGTTATGGTAACAGAGCCAACACCCTTTGCCCTCCACGATTTAAAGATTGCCGTCTCTGTGGCGCAGACTCTTGGTAAACAAATTGGCATATTAATCAATAGGGAAAACGGTGAATTTAAACCCTTAAAAGAATACCTACTTGAGAATAATTTGCCAGTATTGGCAACAATCCCTGAAGATAGAGAAATTGCCCGGGTATATTCAGAGGGTAGTCTCCTTATGGAAAGACTTCCGCTTTATAAATATAATTTTATAGAGTTAAGCGAAAATATTAAAAAATTATTCGGGCAGAGAACATATGGGTGA
- a CDS encoding ATP-binding protein, translating into MVDIKEVVIVSGKGGTGKTTLAGALVNLMEDKIIADCDVDAANLHIIVTPEKVMTQKDFTGGKKASIDLKRCTQCNICRDICKYDAITKDYIVDKVLCEGCGACYFLCPARAVEFTPSLSGYCYTCSTTHKEIFVYAELLPGEENSGKLVATVRNMAREEAQKANKKLILIDGPPGIGCPVISSLTGTHLALIVTEPTPSGFHDLKRVVELAHHFQIKTAIVVNKGDINIKYVDDMKKYCYDNGIIYIGEIPYETKITEAQRNMKTILEFDPDCHASMAIKEIHKRLQSILEEI; encoded by the coding sequence ATGGTAGATATAAAGGAGGTTGTTATAGTAAGCGGAAAAGGTGGCACGGGTAAGACAACCCTTGCAGGTGCCCTCGTAAACCTCATGGAGGATAAGATTATTGCAGACTGTGACGTAGATGCTGCAAACCTCCACATAATAGTCACACCTGAAAAGGTAATGACTCAAAAAGATTTCACAGGCGGAAAAAAGGCAAGCATTGATTTGAAAAGGTGCACCCAGTGCAATATATGCAGAGATATCTGCAAATATGATGCAATAACAAAAGATTACATTGTGGATAAGGTATTATGTGAAGGTTGCGGTGCATGTTATTTTCTCTGTCCTGCCAGGGCAGTGGAGTTCACGCCATCACTTTCAGGTTATTGTTATACCTGTTCCACCACTCATAAAGAGATATTTGTCTATGCAGAATTGCTCCCCGGAGAAGAAAACTCAGGGAAGCTCGTTGCAACTGTAAGGAATATGGCAAGGGAAGAGGCACAAAAGGCCAATAAAAAATTGATACTTATCGATGGGCCCCCTGGAATAGGCTGTCCTGTTATTTCAAGCTTAACAGGGACGCACCTTGCTCTAATAGTAACAGAGCCAACACCATCAGGCTTCCATGACTTAAAGCGTGTTGTTGAGCTTGCCCATCACTTTCAAATAAAGACTGCCATTGTGGTAAATAAGGGAGACATAAACATTAAATATGTGGATGATATGAAAAAATACTGTTATGATAATGGTATTATATATATCGGTGAGATACCTTATGAAACAAAGATCACAGAGGCACAGAGAAACATGAAGACCATACTTGAGTTTGACCCTGACTGTCATGCAAGCATGGCAATAAAGGAGATACATAAAAGACTACAATCAATTTTGGAGGAGATATGA